The segment GACGCGCTGCGCGAGCTCTCCCCCGTCCTCGCCGAGACCGTCGCGGCCTGCCTGGACAAGAACCCGGCCGGCCGGCCGAGCGCCGACCGCCTGGTCCGGCTCGCCGCCCAGCACGGCCCGGCGCCCGCCGAGCGGGCCGGCTGGCCCGAGCCGGTGCTGGGCACCCTGCTGGCCAGGTCGGCCTTCGCCGAGCAGCCCGCCCCGGCGGCCGACCCGGCAGCGGACGGCGCGGCCGAACCGCTCCCGCCGGACGGGGCGCCGACGAAGGTCCTGCGGGTCACCGGCCCGCCGCCGGAGCCCGGGCGCCGCTGGCACCGGCGGCTCGTCCCGTTCGTCGTCCCGGTGCTGCTGGTCGCCGGCGGGACCGCCGCCGTGCAACTGCTGCCGTTCGGCGGGCCGCCCCAGCAGTCGCAGGGCCAGGGACAGGGCCAGGGACAGGGCCAGGACGCGTCGTCGCCCGGCCTGGCCGGGACACCGGGCGGGACGCCGGGCGGCGGGGCGGCGTCCGGCCCGACGCCGGCCGCCGATCCGGACCGGAGCCCGAACCAGGACCAGGGCCCGACGCCGTCCACCCCGCCGACCGACTCCCCGGCGCAGAGCAGCGCCGACCCGGACCGGAAGTCGACACCGTCCGCGCCGAAGTCGACGGCCCCGGCGGCGAAGCCGACCACTCCCCCGGCGAACCCGGCGAACCCGGTGAACCCGGCGACCCCCGCGAAGTCGTCGGCCCCGGCGCGGGCGTACGGTCCGCGCTGCGTGTTCACCACCGCGGCGAGCTGCACCAGCGACGACCCGACGGTGGAGCTGACCTCGTCCGGCGGGTGGACGGACTGCACGTTCACCTTCACCACCGACTGGGGCGACGGCAACACCACCTACACCGACACCAACGGCACCGGCTCCGCCGACGTGCGCAAGACGTACGCCACGCACCGCTACGCCGCGCCCGGCACCTACCGGATCAACGTCCGGGCGGTCACCGACTCCGGTTTCTGCCTGGCGACGGGGGCGAGCCTGACCTTCACCCTCACTCCCTGAGCGGTTCCTCCCCGGCGGCGATCCGGTGCAGGGCGGCGGCCAGCCGGTCGACTTCCTGGTGGTTGTTGTAGAGCGCCGGCGAGGCGCGCACGGCGGCGGTCAACCCGTAGGCGGCGAGGGCGGGTTGGGCGCAGTGGTGGCCGGCCCGGACGGCGATGCCGAGCCGGTCGAGGGCGTGGGCGACGTCGAGCGGGTCGGTGCCGTCGAGGACGAAGGTGAGGACGCCGATCCGGCCGGGCGGGCCGCCGACCAGGCGCAGGCCGGGGACGGCGGCCAGCGCGGTGGCGGCGTGGGCGGTGAGGCGTTCCTCGTGGGCGGTGGCGGCGGCGCGGTCGAGGCCGCGGAGGTAGCGCAGCGCGGCGGCGAGTCCGGCGGCGCCGGAGATGTGGCCGGTGCCGGCCTCCAGCCGGTGCGGCAGCGGCGCGTAGGTGGTGCGGTCGAAGCCGACCGATTCGATCATGTTGCCGCCGCCCTGCCAGGGTGGCATGGCCTCCAGCAGCGGGCGCTTGCCGTAGAGGACGCCGATGCCGGTCGGGGCGAAGACCTTGTGGCCGGAGAAGGCGTAGAAGTCGACGTCCGACTCGGTGACGTCGACCGGGAAGTGGCTGACCGCCTGGGCGCCGTCGACCAGGACGACGGCGCCGTGGCGGTGGGCGAGGGCGGTCATCTCGGCGACCGGCGGGACGGTGCCCAGCACGTTGGAGGCGTGGGTGAGGGCGACCAGCCGGGTGCGCGGGCCGAGCAGGTCGCGGTAGGCGTCCTGGTCGATCCGGCCGTCGGGGAGCAGCGGGACGGGGCGGACCCGGGCCCGGCGTTCGGCGGCGATCAGCTGCCAGGGCACCAGGTTGGAGTGGTGCTCGGCGGCGGTGACCAGGATCTCGTCGCCGGTGCCGAGGTTGGCCCGGCCCCAGGACTGGGCGACCAGGTTGACCGCCTCGGTGGTGCCCCGGACGAACACCACCTGGGCCGGGTCGGGCGCGCCGAGCAGCCGGGCGGCCTCCGCCCGACCGTCCTCGTACGCCTCGGTGGCCTCCCGGGCCAGGGTGTGCGCGCCGCGGTGGACGTTGGAGGCGCCGGCCGTGCAGTACCGGGCGACGGCCTCGGCGACCTGCCGGGGCTTGAGCGTGGTGGCGCCGTTGTCGAGCCAGGCCAGCGGGTGCCCGTTGACCTCGCGGTGCAGCTGCGGGAAGTCGCGCCGGACCGCCTCGACGTCGAAGAGGAGGGCGGACGGGGCGACGGCGGGAGCGGGGACGACGGCCGGGGCGGCGGGGAGCCAGTAGCGGGTGCCGGGTTCGGCGTGCGCGAGCGCGGCGGGCACCGGCACGCCGTACGGGCCGGGGCCGGAGCCGGGGCCTGGGTGGCGGTGGGGGCGGAGCGCGGCGGGGGTGTCAGGAGTAGTCATGGTAGTGCGCCACCTCGACGTCCTGGAGCACCGCGATCGCGTCGTCGACCAGCGCCGCGACGGAGAAGTAGCCGGTCACCAGGTAGGAGGTGATGGCCTGCCGGTCGACGCCCATCGGGCGGACCGAGAGGCCGGGCTCGGCCTCGTCGGGGACCTTGGCGGGGCGCAGGCCGACCACGCCCTGCCGGTCCTCGCCGACCCGCATCAGCAGGATGTTGGTGGTGCCGGGCGCGGAGTCGGCGGTGCCGCGCAGGTCGAGCGTGTCGGAAGGCAGCAGCGGGACGCCGCGCCAGGTCAGGAAGGGGCTGCCGAAGAGTTCGACGATCTGCGGGGGCACGCCGCGGCGGGTGCACTCGCGGCCGAACGCGGCGATGGCGCGGGGGTGGGCGAGGAAGAAGGCGGGCTGCTTCCAGACCCGGGTGTGCACCTTGAGCACGGTCTGCGCGATGCTCAGTTCGTACGCGCGGGGGCTCTCCTCGTAGTCGACGAAGGTCTCCGGCAGGTAGGGCTCGCCGTGGTGGCCCGAGGTGAGGTCGAGCGGGTGCTCGGGGGCGGTGCGGCCGGCGGCGGTGGCGGCCGCGTCGAAGGCGTCGAGCCGGGCGCGCAGCGCGGGTTCGCGGTCGGCGAGTTCGAGCAGCATCCGGCGGTCCAGGGTGA is part of the Kitasatospora setae KM-6054 genome and harbors:
- a CDS encoding SufS family cysteine desulfurase: MTTPDTPAALRPHRHPGPGSGPGPYGVPVPAALAHAEPGTRYWLPAAPAVVPAPAVAPSALLFDVEAVRRDFPQLHREVNGHPLAWLDNGATTLKPRQVAEAVARYCTAGASNVHRGAHTLAREATEAYEDGRAEAARLLGAPDPAQVVFVRGTTEAVNLVAQSWGRANLGTGDEILVTAAEHHSNLVPWQLIAAERRARVRPVPLLPDGRIDQDAYRDLLGPRTRLVALTHASNVLGTVPPVAEMTALAHRHGAVVLVDGAQAVSHFPVDVTESDVDFYAFSGHKVFAPTGIGVLYGKRPLLEAMPPWQGGGNMIESVGFDRTTYAPLPHRLEAGTGHISGAAGLAAALRYLRGLDRAAATAHEERLTAHAATALAAVPGLRLVGGPPGRIGVLTFVLDGTDPLDVAHALDRLGIAVRAGHHCAQPALAAYGLTAAVRASPALYNNHQEVDRLAAALHRIAAGEEPLRE
- a CDS encoding serine/threonine-protein kinase, coding for MTTHGGTGGSGFDLAGSGAEPLAAEDPRAIGPVPLLGRLGAGGMGRVYLGVVGDRYAAVKQVLPQFVEDPDYRRHFGHELDNLARLPEEATAPLLAADREARPPWLATAYVPGLTLDRVLAVHGGPLDTARVWLLLRETAASLRAVHALDMIHRDLKPSNVMLTARGATLIDFGIARAADQSRLTRTGMVLGTPAYMAPEQANGDREFTSAVDVFALGALLAYAATGRPPFGEGSGVDMLYRVIHTEPDLDALRELSPVLAETVAACLDKNPAGRPSADRLVRLAAQHGPAPAERAGWPEPVLGTLLARSAFAEQPAPAADPAADGAAEPLPPDGAPTKVLRVTGPPPEPGRRWHRRLVPFVVPVLLVAGGTAAVQLLPFGGPPQQSQGQGQGQGQGQDASSPGLAGTPGGTPGGGAASGPTPAADPDRSPNQDQGPTPSTPPTDSPAQSSADPDRKSTPSAPKSTAPAAKPTTPPANPANPVNPATPAKSSAPARAYGPRCVFTTAASCTSDDPTVELTSSGGWTDCTFTFTTDWGDGNTTYTDTNGTGSADVRKTYATHRYAAPGTYRINVRAVTDSGFCLATGASLTFTLTP
- a CDS encoding cyclic nucleotide-binding domain-containing protein, producing MTTGPDQQHRQGPRSLSTSAARNLATTTKTAPQMLGITPRYLLRALPWVELEAGVYRVNRRRGFILGDGLVSSYQDGDGRWRVIAEDLRELPLLSQLDGPVLAALADAFTEHEIPAGQPIVAQDAPADRLHVLAHGRAEKRATGAHGADALLEVLGDGDYFDAAAWAAGRPMPYRVTAASPCTVLTLDRRMLLELADREPALRARLDAFDAAATAAGRTAPEHPLDLTSGHHGEPYLPETFVDYEESPRAYELSIAQTVLKVHTRVWKQPAFFLAHPRAIAAFGRECTRRGVPPQIVELFGSPFLTWRGVPLLPSDTLDLRGTADSAPGTTNILLMRVGEDRQGVVGLRPAKVPDEAEPGLSVRPMGVDRQAITSYLVTGYFSVAALVDDAIAVLQDVEVAHYHDYS